ttgttatagtgaaatttcttttcgcctctgcccgtggacgtaggcattaaagccgaaccacgtaaatccttgtgttcactttatttttcgttccggtcaatttacttgtagtcatatcggagttctcgaatcgatcctttccgcaacaaattggtatcagagcgtagttgaaggagtgataatattttctgaattgccctgtgactgcagctttgtctgatctttcacatcaggaagaaaatattatcattcattcaaaggttccaaattatggctacaagtgtttcatcgactaagtatgatgtcgagaaatttaccgggaaaaatagtttcagtttatggcgcatcaagatgcgggcagtgctggttcaacaaggattgctaaaagcattgtctggtaaagataaattaccaagcacgctttcggaagagcaaaaggatgacatgctagaaagagcacatagtgctattctgctatgtctaggagatgaagtgctacgagaagtagcggatgagaaaaccgcgtccggtttgtggctccggttagagagcaagtacatgacgaagtcattgacgaaccggctctacctcaagcaaagactctatgccctgaagatggaggaaggtacacctgtttcccagcacctggataaattcaattccattatcatggatttgaataatatcgataacaaaatcgatgatgaggaccaagcaataattgttttgtgttctttgcctccctcgtatgagaattttgttgatacaatgatgtacggtcgtgatgacctgactctagaggaggtgaaaaatgccttaagttccagtgagttgaggaagaaaatcactggtaaggtggtcgaaaacaatgaaggcgaaggcttggttgctcgaggaagatccaaggcaaagggtggaagttcaagtaaaagccatcctagatcgcagtccaagaagagaatacagtgctactactgtaagaagtacgggcacatgaaggtagattgtccgaaaaggaaggagaaatcagaatcacaggagcaacaaaatgatcgtgcgaatgtagctgatgcagattcttcaagtgatgccgagatcgttcttgcagtatccgactcttacgctggtgggagatggattcttgatacgggagctacatttcatataagtacttcgaaagatgcattctcaacatacgagaagcattctggttcagtactaatgggaaatgaccacgcatgtcaagtcatggggattggcacagttcgtataaagatgtttgacggtattgttagaactctaactgatgttcggcacattccagaaatgaagaaaaatttgatctctttgagtacgttggacaagaaaggctttcggtactctgctgaaggtggagttctcaaggtattctcgggtgctttgactgtgatacgtggtaatttggagcggggcctttacttcctcgatggttcctcggttacaggtgttgcgggagtgtcatcatcagatgatctagattctgacaccacgaagttatggcatatgcggctcgggcatatgagcgagagaggcttatcggtgctaagcaaacgaggattattgtctgggcagtgtacaggaaagttgaatttctgtgagcactgcgtcttcggtaagcagactcgggtaaagttcagcactgggattcacaagacaaaaggcacagtggattacttccattctgacctttgggggccttctccgacaatttctaaaggtggttacagatatctgcttacctttatcgatgattactcgagaaaggtttgggtgtattttctgaagagcaagtatgaggttctcatcaacttcaagcaatttaaagctttgatcgaaaatcaaacaggaaagaagatcaagcgattccggacggataatggcttggagttttgctcaggtgaattcaatgagttctgcaaaaatgaaggaatagtgagacaccgcactgttcgtcgaacaccacaacaaaatggagttgcagaacgcatgaatagaactctcttggagcgagctcgttgcatgcgatcaaatgctgggctcggtgaagaattttgggctgaagctgttaatactgcttgttatttggttaacagatctccgtcaacagctattgagctgaagactcctgaggaagtatggtctggttctcctgctgattactctggtttaagagtgtttggctgccctgcgtatgctcatgtaaatgagggaaaactcaaaccgagggcgaagaaatgcatatttcttggatacggccaaggggtgaaaggatacaggttgtggtgtcctgatccggtttcgtccaagttcatcatcagcagagatgtgacttttgatgagtcatccatgcttcgatccaccacaaattcccgggaaaaggaggagtcagatagaatgggagatcacggtgttgagaagcaggtggagtgtcaggtggacgctccaattcctacggaaggtacttcagtccaggatgatcaagttgaggtgcaagattccgatgaagatgagtcacctcaagaaaaaccatatagcattgccactggaagaacgaagagacaaatcaaaccaaatccgcgttacgctaatctggtgtctttcgcgctcagtgtggcggagtccattggtatagaaccttccagttataatgaggctgtcacgtgtgatgagtcggcacagtgggcaattgctatgagtgaggagatagaatctcttcacaagaaccatacttgggagttggttaagccgccaagtaaccagaagatagttggttgcaaatgggtcttcaagaaaaaggaaggcatcctaggggttgaagcaactagattcaaggcacgattggttgctaaaggcttcactcagaaagaggggattgactacaatgaagttttctccccagtcgtaaagcattcttccattcgtgtattacttgccatggtggccaagtctgatctagaacttgagcagcttgacgtaaaaacggcgttcttgcatggtgagctcgaggaaacaatctacatgcgtcaaccagagggttttacagttcctggtaaagaagaccatgtctgtctattaaagaagtctttatatggattgaaacaatccccaaggcagtggtacaagcggtttgatagcttcatgattcagcatggttacacaagatgtgactatgatgcttgtgtctatcatcggaagctctcagatggttcgcacatttatttgttgctgtatgttgatgacatgttaattgcttccaaaaacatgtcggaaatcaacaagttaaagtcgcagttgagtggtgagttcgagatgaaggatctgggtgctgccaagaaaattttgggcatggatattcacagagatcgcaaggcgggcaagcttcgtgtgtcgcagaagaactacattgaaaaggttcttcaacgcttcggcatggataaagcgaaaactgtgagtactccgttggcaccacatttcaaactctctgcagagttgtcaccacaatctgatgaagaaaagcagcaaatgtctcacattccatactcgagtgcagttggaagcgtgatgtatgcaatggtttgcactcgtccagacatttcacatgcagttagtgtggtcagcagatacatgagttgtcctggcaaggaacactggcaggccgtgaaatggattctcaggtacttgagaggttctgcagatttatgcttggtatatgatcagagtgactgcactagcagtgtcacgggctatgtggactctgattatgctggagatctggacaaaagaagatctctgacgggttatgttttcacttattctggaggagccattagttggaaagctgtgttacagtctaccgtagccttatctacgactgaggcggaatatatggcgttagcagaagcagtgaaagaagcattgtggatgaaaggtctagtaagcagtttgggtttacaacaggatttcactgttgtattttgcgatagccagagtgccatacatctgactaaaaatcagatgtttcatgaacggaccaaacacattgatgtcagatatcattttgttcgggaacatgttacgcaaggtgacattgttatcagcaaggttgctaccgagaagaatcctgcagatatgttaactaaggtgatccctgcatataagttcaagcattgcttggacttgataggtattcgggattgattagcgccagagaggcgtttggaagaggtgatccagttcgaggaattcactatgatgttcagcttggtaaatttcaagccaaggtggagatttgttaagaaatggcttaaaattggtagtggattgttgttgttggtagtgggttgttggtggtagtggattagtggatggttgttggtgtccattttcaaccacaaatctttgccaaagttttggacaattatgtccttgaactctcttataaatagagaggttcattagccatattcatcatcccaaaccaagagagagcaaagcttgttctttgaaagctaggattttagctttcgggttttctataggggttgagagttgtgaggttctcgggttgtgtcttgagtgtaaaacacttgtaatcttcatcttgttatagtgaaatttcttttcgcctctgcccgtggacgtaggcattaaagccgaaccacgtaaatccttgtgttcactttatttttcgttccggtcaatttacttgtagtcatatcggagttctcgaatcgatcctttccgcaacagtTCAAAAAGAGGTTCTTAACGGAGCGATTCTAGAGCAATCTTATGTTGTTCAGTATGTTTTGCAAGATCACATGTGCGAATCTTGTACAAGGTTTCAAGCAAACCCGGATCAATGGGTGGCTTCCGTGCAGCTGAGACAACGAGTTTCACACAGACGCACTTTCTTTTATCTCAAGCAGCTCATCCTAAAGCACGATGCTGCAGTCCATGCTATCAAAATCAAGCAGATGGATCAGGGTATCGATTTTTTCTTTGCCAATAAGAGTCATGCTTTgaaattcgtggagtttttggatAAAGTTGCTCCAACAAACCGTAGAGAGAGCAAATAGCTTGTTTCTCACGACCCTAAGAATAATAGCTACAATTATAAGTATACTTTCTCTGTTGAAATATCCCCGATTTGCCGTGAGGATTTGATTTGTTTGCCTCCTAGACTTGCTGTTAGTTTGGGGAATCTCGGACCGCTCGTGATCTGCACGAAAGTAACAAACAACATTGCATTGCTCGATCCACTTACTCTAAGGCAATGTTTCTTGGACCCTGACCAGTATTGGAGGTATTCCTTTAAGTATCTACTCGGTAGCAGGCAGTTGGTTGAATATGTCTTTAATGTGGAAGTTGTTTCTCCAGAATTTAACGTCGGGGGCTCTAAATACGTCATGGCCGATGTTGAGGTGGCTCGTGTCACTGATTACGGTAAGTTGTTCTATGTAAGAACTCATCTGGGCCATATATTAAAACCTGGAGATCATGCTCTCGGTTATGACCTATATGGTGCCAACAATAACGATAATGAGCTAGACAAGTATCAGAATCTTGTAATTCCCGAAGTGATTTTGTTAAAGAAGAGCTACGAAGAGAAACGCCAGAAGAAGCGTGGGAAGCCTCGTCCTTGGAAGCTTAAGTCTCTTGATATGGAACTCGATGAATCCAAAAGTAGAGGTGACGAAGAAAAGATGAACACGGAATACGAAGAGTTCTTAAGAGATTTAGAAGAGAACCCTGAATTCCGGTTCAACTTATCGCTGTACCGTAACAAAGATTACCAACCATCGGAAATGGCATCTATGTCAGATGGCGATGATGTGCCTTCAGTTCCATTGGAAGAGTTGCTTGCTGATCTCGAGTTGAGCGATAAGGAAGATGGTGACGATAGCATGAAAGACTAATGATCAAAGTCGCAGTTTTCT
The Gossypium hirsutum isolate 1008001.06 chromosome A07, Gossypium_hirsutum_v2.1, whole genome shotgun sequence genome window above contains:
- the LOC107943870 gene encoding 60S ribosomal export protein NMD3: MGGFRAAETTSFTQTHFLLSQAAHPKARCCSPCYQNQADGSGLAVSLGNLGPLVICTKVTNNIALLDPLTLRQCFLDPDQYWRYSFKYLLGSRQLVEYVFNVEVVSPEFNVGGSKYVMADVEVARVTDYGKLFYVRTHLGHILKPGDHALGYDLYGANNNDNELDKYQNLVIPEVILLKKSYEEKRQKKRGKPRPWKLKSLDMELDESKSRGDEEKMNTEYEEFLRDLEENPEFRFNLSLYRNKDYQPSEMASMSDGDDVPSVPLEELLADLELSDKEDGDDSMKD